Proteins encoded in a region of the Micropterus dolomieu isolate WLL.071019.BEF.003 ecotype Adirondacks linkage group LG09, ASM2129224v1, whole genome shotgun sequence genome:
- the nfyc gene encoding nuclear transcription factor Y subunit gamma isoform X1 — MSADAFGAGGSDAQQTLQSFWPRVMEEIRNLTVKDFRVQELPLARIKKIMKLDEDVKMISAEAPVLFAKAAQIFITELTLRAWIHTEDNKRRTLQRNDIAMAITKFDQFDFLIDIVPRDDLKPPKRQEEMRQSVAPAEPVQYYFTLAQQPGAVQVQGAQQAQQPGAQTATTIQPGQIIIAQPQQGQMLQGATMQQLQQVQVQSQGTPITSAPVAMQVSEGQQVQIVQAQGQAQAAQAQGQTMQVMQQIITNTGEIQQIPVQLNTGQLQYIRLAQPVSGAQVVQGQIQTLANTQQITQADVQQGQQQFNQFTDGQQLYQIQQVTMPAGQELTQPMFIQSTNQTADAQVTQVSTE, encoded by the exons ATGTCCGCAGATGCGTTTGGAGCTGGGGGCAGCGATGCCCAGCAAACCCTGCAGTCCTTCTGGCCTCGTGTCATGGAGGAGATCAGGAACCTGACTGTA AAGGATTTTCGTGTGCAGGAGTTACCTCTGGCTCGAATCAAGAAAATTATGAAGCTGGATGAGGATGTCAAG ATGATCAGTGCAGAGGCGCCGGTCCTGTTTGCCAAGGCAGCTCAGATCTTCATCACAGAGCTCACCCTCAGAGCATGGATCCACACCGAGGACAACAAGAGACGTACGCTACAG AGGAACGACATTGCCATGGCAATAACAAAGTTTGACCAGTTTGACTTCCTGATTGACATTGTGCCCCGGGACGACCTGAAGCCACCTAAACGACAG GAGGAGATGCGTCAGTCGGTAGCTCCAGCAGAGCCCGTGCAGTACTACTTCACTCTGGCCCAGCAGCCTGGAGCTGTGCAGGTACAGGGCGCACAACAGGCCCAGCAGCCCGGCGCACAAACAGCCACGACCATCCAGCCTGGACAGATCATCATCGCCCAGCCACAGCAAGGACAG ATGCTGCAAGGTGCCACCATGCAGCAGTTACAGCAAGTGCAGGTGCAGTCACAGGGCACACCCATCACg AGTGCGCCCGTGGCCATGCAGGTGAGTGAGGGCCAGCAGGTACAGATTGTCCAAGCCCAGGGTCAAGCACAGGCAGCTCAAGCCCAAGGCCAGACCATGCAGGTCATGCAGCAGATCATCACCAACACAGGAGAGATCCAGCAAATCCCA GTGCAACTAAACACAGGCCAGCTACAATACATCCGTCTAGCCCAGCCTGTCTCCGGAGCACAAGTGGTCCAAGGACAGATTCAGACTCTTGCCAACACCCAGCAG ATCACACAGGCAGACGTGCAGCAAGGACAGCAGCAGTTCAACCAGTTTACTGACGGACAG CAGTTGTATCAGATTCAGCAGGTGACGATGCCAGCGGGACAGGAGCTGACCCAACCGATGTTCATACAGTCCACCAACCAGACAGCTGACGCACAGGTCACGCAGGTCAGCACCGAATGA
- the nfyc gene encoding nuclear transcription factor Y subunit gamma isoform X2, whose product MSADAFGAGGSDAQQTLQSFWPRVMEEIRNLTVDFRVQELPLARIKKIMKLDEDVKMISAEAPVLFAKAAQIFITELTLRAWIHTEDNKRRTLQRNDIAMAITKFDQFDFLIDIVPRDDLKPPKRQEEMRQSVAPAEPVQYYFTLAQQPGAVQVQGAQQAQQPGAQTATTIQPGQIIIAQPQQGQMLQGATMQQLQQVQVQSQGTPITSAPVAMQVSEGQQVQIVQAQGQAQAAQAQGQTMQVMQQIITNTGEIQQIPVQLNTGQLQYIRLAQPVSGAQVVQGQIQTLANTQQITQADVQQGQQQFNQFTDGQQLYQIQQVTMPAGQELTQPMFIQSTNQTADAQVTQVSTE is encoded by the exons ATGTCCGCAGATGCGTTTGGAGCTGGGGGCAGCGATGCCCAGCAAACCCTGCAGTCCTTCTGGCCTCGTGTCATGGAGGAGATCAGGAACCTGACTGTA GATTTTCGTGTGCAGGAGTTACCTCTGGCTCGAATCAAGAAAATTATGAAGCTGGATGAGGATGTCAAG ATGATCAGTGCAGAGGCGCCGGTCCTGTTTGCCAAGGCAGCTCAGATCTTCATCACAGAGCTCACCCTCAGAGCATGGATCCACACCGAGGACAACAAGAGACGTACGCTACAG AGGAACGACATTGCCATGGCAATAACAAAGTTTGACCAGTTTGACTTCCTGATTGACATTGTGCCCCGGGACGACCTGAAGCCACCTAAACGACAG GAGGAGATGCGTCAGTCGGTAGCTCCAGCAGAGCCCGTGCAGTACTACTTCACTCTGGCCCAGCAGCCTGGAGCTGTGCAGGTACAGGGCGCACAACAGGCCCAGCAGCCCGGCGCACAAACAGCCACGACCATCCAGCCTGGACAGATCATCATCGCCCAGCCACAGCAAGGACAG ATGCTGCAAGGTGCCACCATGCAGCAGTTACAGCAAGTGCAGGTGCAGTCACAGGGCACACCCATCACg AGTGCGCCCGTGGCCATGCAGGTGAGTGAGGGCCAGCAGGTACAGATTGTCCAAGCCCAGGGTCAAGCACAGGCAGCTCAAGCCCAAGGCCAGACCATGCAGGTCATGCAGCAGATCATCACCAACACAGGAGAGATCCAGCAAATCCCA GTGCAACTAAACACAGGCCAGCTACAATACATCCGTCTAGCCCAGCCTGTCTCCGGAGCACAAGTGGTCCAAGGACAGATTCAGACTCTTGCCAACACCCAGCAG ATCACACAGGCAGACGTGCAGCAAGGACAGCAGCAGTTCAACCAGTTTACTGACGGACAG CAGTTGTATCAGATTCAGCAGGTGACGATGCCAGCGGGACAGGAGCTGACCCAACCGATGTTCATACAGTCCACCAACCAGACAGCTGACGCACAGGTCACGCAGGTCAGCACCGAATGA
- the nfyc gene encoding nuclear transcription factor Y subunit gamma isoform X3 gives MSADAFGAGGSDAQQTLQSFWPRVMEEIRNLTVKDFRVQELPLARIKKIMKLDEDVKMISAEAPVLFAKAAQIFITELTLRAWIHTEDNKRRTLQRNDIAMAITKFDQFDFLIDIVPRDDLKPPKRQEEMRQSVAPAEPVQYYFTLAQQPGAVQVQGAQQAQQPGAQTATTIQPGQIIIAQPQQGQMLQGATMQQLQQVQVQSQGTPITSAPVAMQVSEGQQVQIVQAQGQAQAAQAQGQTMQVMQQIITNTGEIQQIPVQLNTGQLQYIRLAQPVSGAQVVQGQIQTLANTQQITQADVQQGQQQFNQFTDGQLYQIQQVTMPAGQELTQPMFIQSTNQTADAQVTQVSTE, from the exons ATGTCCGCAGATGCGTTTGGAGCTGGGGGCAGCGATGCCCAGCAAACCCTGCAGTCCTTCTGGCCTCGTGTCATGGAGGAGATCAGGAACCTGACTGTA AAGGATTTTCGTGTGCAGGAGTTACCTCTGGCTCGAATCAAGAAAATTATGAAGCTGGATGAGGATGTCAAG ATGATCAGTGCAGAGGCGCCGGTCCTGTTTGCCAAGGCAGCTCAGATCTTCATCACAGAGCTCACCCTCAGAGCATGGATCCACACCGAGGACAACAAGAGACGTACGCTACAG AGGAACGACATTGCCATGGCAATAACAAAGTTTGACCAGTTTGACTTCCTGATTGACATTGTGCCCCGGGACGACCTGAAGCCACCTAAACGACAG GAGGAGATGCGTCAGTCGGTAGCTCCAGCAGAGCCCGTGCAGTACTACTTCACTCTGGCCCAGCAGCCTGGAGCTGTGCAGGTACAGGGCGCACAACAGGCCCAGCAGCCCGGCGCACAAACAGCCACGACCATCCAGCCTGGACAGATCATCATCGCCCAGCCACAGCAAGGACAG ATGCTGCAAGGTGCCACCATGCAGCAGTTACAGCAAGTGCAGGTGCAGTCACAGGGCACACCCATCACg AGTGCGCCCGTGGCCATGCAGGTGAGTGAGGGCCAGCAGGTACAGATTGTCCAAGCCCAGGGTCAAGCACAGGCAGCTCAAGCCCAAGGCCAGACCATGCAGGTCATGCAGCAGATCATCACCAACACAGGAGAGATCCAGCAAATCCCA GTGCAACTAAACACAGGCCAGCTACAATACATCCGTCTAGCCCAGCCTGTCTCCGGAGCACAAGTGGTCCAAGGACAGATTCAGACTCTTGCCAACACCCAGCAG ATCACACAGGCAGACGTGCAGCAAGGACAGCAGCAGTTCAACCAGTTTACTGACGGACAG TTGTATCAGATTCAGCAGGTGACGATGCCAGCGGGACAGGAGCTGACCCAACCGATGTTCATACAGTCCACCAACCAGACAGCTGACGCACAGGTCACGCAGGTCAGCACCGAATGA